The region ACATTTTGTAACTTTTGGGTATAACCTGCTCCCGGCCATGCAAGATGGTAACCTAGCCCCTGCAGTCTGTTATCTGCTAAATAGTTAAGTATTTTTTTTCGGGATTCTACAGCCAGATCCAAATCTGTATCTCCGGAAAATCCCCATTCAGGATGTGGGAACAATAACGCATCCGAATGAATTAAATCTGCCATATAGAGTATTTTCTCACTCTGCGACTGTATCAGACAAAGCGTTAATCCTGGTGTATGACCCGGCGCTTCTATAAAGCTGAAATACTGATAAATCGGCATATTAAAATCGTAATACTTAACCTTAGACTTTATGGCTGTCAGTATTTTTCTTATGCCTCCAATAATCTGCAAAAGAAAATCAGGTTTATTTTTCAAAGCACTATTTCCAAAGTCCTTCATGGTGGCCTGCATCCAGAAGTCATATTCTGTTTTACTAATGAAATAACCGGCATTTGGAAAAACCAGTTTTCCGAATTTGTCTATAAGACCGCCAATATGATCGGGATGTGCATGAGAAATGAACACATCGGTGACATCTTCGGGTTTAAAGCCTGCTTTGGAAAGACTCTCCAATAGGAAGCCTGTATTTTCATCCGCAAATATTCCCATTCCGGCATCCATTAGAATTAATCTGTTTTCTGTTTTTATCAACGGGACATTCATTGCCATGTCAATATATTCTTCCGAACGGAAATTATCCTGCAATAACTTCTTTAGTTCTTTTATATCAGCTCGTGGTGCAAAACCATCTACCCTGTCCCGGATAAAGCCATCGGAAAGAATATACAGCTCTAATGCTCCCAGTTGTATTTTCTTGTAACCTGCCAGTGATTTTTTGGCTGTCTGAACGATAGGTTTTGCAACTTCGGCTAATAAATTTGTTGCAGGCAATAAGCTAAGTAGTCCTGCAATACTTCCTTTTTTTAATAGTTCGCGTCTGTTCATCAGATATGTGCTTTTTTACGTTTAATAAAAGAGAGAATAATAAAACCTAAAACACCAATAGCAAAATAACCTTCGGCAATTCCGGTTTGTTGTACCGGCTTTACTACTGCAGCTATGCCATAACTAACTACAGAAGTTATGATATACACTACTCCACCTGTAATCCCTCCAGAGATCCCTGCAGATTTCGGGAAACGTCCCAAACAGTAAGCAAAATAATTGTTAAACATAAAGCCTGCTGTAGCATGTATGATAAAGGCGAAAACTACTAATGTAAAGAGATTCTCTATATAGAATGAGCTCGCAAACATTAGTACTATAAAGAGTAGTTGTATAAAGTTAGAATATCTAAGCTTTGGCAGGAAAGGTTTTGAGATTAATGCCTTCCCAAGAAAACCACCACTCATCCACGCCAATCCCATCAGAAGCGAAAGATAACCCGTAGTTACAGAAGAATAGCCTAGCTTATGCTCTATAATGAATGGTCCGCATAAATTGTAGAACATAATCAGTGCATAGCTTACACCACACATTAACATTCCGAAGAAAAAGTCTAACGTCCCCAGCATAGTCTTAAACTCATTCCATAAAAAACCAATATGAAAAGGGTTTTTATTTTTAATGGTTTCTCCGGAGAAGATAAGCTCCAGGATCAGAATTATTAATGAGTATGCCGCTAATACAGTAAAGTTAGATTGCCATCCAAAACTCTTTTGCAAATAACCGCCTATAAATGGGGCGATAATAGGTCCTAATGACCATACTATAGTCATAATACTAAGGTAATGTTTCCTTTCCTCTCCATCGTAAACATCCACAAAAAATGCACGTTTAGAGACAACGACCAGTCCAGATAGTACCCCCTGTACAATCCGCATCAGATAGATAACATAAATATTTTGGGTATGTCCGGTAATCCAGAAAGACACTACGAAAAGTACCAATGCCATAATACTGATCTTGTAACGCCCGAAAGCATCTACAAGAGCTCCTGAAAAGAACTGTGAGATACCGTAACTGATAAGATAAAAGGTTAAAGTAAGCTGTATCCTGGCTTCTGGCAGATGGAGATCTTCTGCCATACTAGGCATAGACGGCAGGTAAATATCTGTGGCCAATCCCGACATCGGGATAACTGCAAAAGCAAGAATGGTAGCTATGAATTGGTGTTTTGTTTCCAGTTGCTTATTAAGCATATAGTATTATTTGTTTTTTGTTTACAATTTATTATTTTTCAAACCTCATAGGTTTTTAAAACCTATGAGGTTTAATAAAGCTTTCTTTACCTATTTACCCGACAGTTGTCACTCTGAGCAAAGAGATAGTTTACAAAGCTTGTAATATTGTTTTAAGATCTGCATTAAACTTTGTAGGCAGAAATTCTGTTATTTCATATTCAGCGACTTCATACTGATGAAAGGGATCTTCTTTTATTATTTCCTTTATCTCCTCTATTGTTGTATTTTGTGCTATAATAATTCCTCCGGTTCTCGGATTCTTTCTTCCTGATATCAGGAACTTTCTATCTGCGTAATACTTATTCAGAAAATCATTGTGAGCATCAATATGTGCTTCTATTTCGCCGATAGCCTTAATATAGTTTAATGATATAATAAACATGATAATTTATTGTTTTGCAAATGCAAAGGTCGCCTATCTATAGGATTTGACAATATTAAATACAGATTAAATTATTTTCAAACCTCACAGAATTATGAGAGCCTATGAGGCTTAATAAAGTGTATTTTGCTTTTAGTTATTCACGAGCTTCATGGAACCTTCAGAATATCGTGGTCCGGTATTCGGGTATTTTTTTATAATCTCTTCTATCTGGTTCTTTTCTGTTTCTGTAAATGTAACCGAAGCAGCTTCAATATTCTGCTCCAGATATTTCACACGCTTGGTCCCCGGAATCGGAACGATATCGTCTCCCTGAGCCAATACCCAGGCCAAAGCTAACTGACTGCCGGTAATACCTTTAGATGCTGCCAATTCATTAAGTTCTTTAGCCAGGCTTTTATTATTTTCCAAATAGGCTTCCTGATAACGTGGTAAACTTTTTCTGAAATCGCTATCCTCTAGCTGCTGAACTTCGTTGATATTATTGAACAAACCCCTTGCTAAAGGTGAATATGGAACAAGACTAATTCCTAATTCTCTTACCACCGGAAGTATACTTTCTTCTACATCTCTTGTCAGAAGTGAGTATTCGGATTGTAAAGCAGCAATCGGATGTATTGCATTGGCTTTCCTAATGGATTCAGCAGAAGCCTCAGATAAACCTAAGTAGCGTACCTTTCCTGCTTTTACTAGTTCAGCCATTGCGCCTACTGTTTCTTCTACTGGCACATTAGGATCTATACGATGTGCATAATACAAATCTATTGTATCAATTCTCAATCTTTGAAGGCTGTTGTCTACTGCCTGTCTAATCCATTCCGGTGATCCGTCAAAATAAGTATTTGCACTATTGCTTGGTCCGGCTTCATTATTCTTAAAACGGAATCCGAATTTGGTTGCGATAAATATTTTATCTCTGTTGGGTACCAGAACCTTTGAAATAAGCTCTTCGTTTTTTCCGTTAGCATACATATCGGCTGTATCCCAGAAATTAATACCTGAATCCAGTGCTTTATGCAGTGTTCGGATACTCTCCTGTTCATCAGCCTGCCCATAAGCAAAGCTCATTCCCATACAACCTAATCCAATAGCGGATAACTTTTCTCCTGTTTTTCCTAAAGTTTTGTAATTCATAACTCGATGTTTTTAATAATTCAATGTTTTAAAACACCAAAGCAATAGCGCCTTTGTGTTATAATTATATTAAAGTAATTTAACAATACAAAGTTAAGTCGCACTTACAGGGAAGTGTATAAAGTATTCAAACTAAAAATTGTAAAATTCAAACAACTTTACTTCTGTAAGCTACAGGTGATAATCGGGTTTGTTTTCTGAAAAAATTGGTGAAATATGCAGAATCATCGAAACCGAGGCAGAAAGCAATTTCATTGATATTCCAATCGGTATGATTCAATAAAGCCTTAGCCTCCTGAATGATTCTGTTGGCTATCAGTTCGGAGGTAGTCTTTCCGGTAACCGTCTTTAGTGCTCTGTTAAGAGAGTTAACATGAATATTGAGGTTTTGGGCATAATCTACCGCAGATTTTAGTCTCAGAGGGTTGGCTGTTCCATCAATAGGATATTGCCTTTCCATAAGATCCATAAAGAGTGAAGCCACTCTCTGCGAAGCATTATTATATCGTTCATAAGACTGTGCCGGGCTCATTTTCATAGCTTCATGCATCAGAAGCTGCAGATAGTTGCGAATAACATCATATTTGTGAACATAATCGGCATCTATTTCTTCTTTTATTCTGGAAAAAAGAAGTTCTACAGATTTCACCTGATCGTCATTCAAAAAGAATACAGGTTCACCTCCTATTTTATAAAAGTTGGAATCCTGTATATTTCCCATATTACCATTTCTTAGAAAATGTTCGGTAAAAAGACAGAACCATCCGCTCTGATCTTCGGAGGTTGCCTCCCATGAATAAGGAATTAACGGGCTCGAGAAAAGCAATGCAGGACGGTCTATACAAATCCATCTGTCGGCATAGTGTAATTTTCCCTCACCTATAATTAAAGAGATTTTATAGTAATCTCTGCGGCTGTATGGTGTAACCCTGGCACAACTTTCTCTGGAGAAAATATTGACATGACCTACCCCCGGACAGCACAAGAGTTTGGAAACATCTTTTCCGGGCAATGTTCTGGTATAAAATTCCTGTAAAGTTTCGGAGGTTTTCATAGTTCAAAGATATAAAAATCAATCATTACACAAAACTACTTCGGAATATAAAAACTCTTCAACTACATTCGGATTGGTATAATTATATTAGCATTTACTATCTACTCAGTCCTGCAATTTAATACTATATTGATACCTTAATAAACTTAATTTCTAAAGGAGAAAATAAAGCATTAAGAAGTTAAGATAATTTAGTTTTAGGCTCTCAAATAATCCATGTTAAGGTTCAGAACCTTGACATGGAGAAAATAAAAAAGCCGAAAGAATATCTTTCGGCTTGTAATTGTATTGTTATAGTATTAGACCATTTTAATCAATAGAACCTCTTCTACTTTTTCAACTTTCACTAAGTTGTTTTTCGTAAGGTTTTTAATAGCTTTATCCCATTTCTTACCGGATAACTGGCTTTTATCTTTAACTTCAGCTAATGCAGTTGCTTCTTCATTTGCGCTTACGATTTCGATAATCGCTTTTTCATCGTCATTAAGTTCCAATTTGGGCTCTGTTTTCTCCGGACGCATTTGCGGGAAGAATAATACCTCCTGAATAGACGGATTATTAGTAAGGAACATGATTAATCTGTCCATACCAATTCCTAAACCTGAAGTTGGCGGCATACCATATTCTAAAGCTCTAAGGAAGTCTTCGTCGATAAACTGACCTGCTTCATCATCACCTTTCTCAGAAAGTCTAAGTTGCTCTTCAAAACGCTCTCTCTGGTCGATTGGATCGTTAAGCTCTGAATAAGCATTAGCAATCTCCTTACCGCAAACCATAAGTTCGAAACGCTCGGTTAAGCCTTCCTGACTTCTGTGTTTTTTAGTCAGCGGAGACATCTCTACAGGATAGTCTGTAATGAAAGTTGGCTGAATAAAGTTACCTTCACATTTCTCACCGAAGATTTCATCGATAAGTTTTCCTTTCCCCATTGTTTCGTCAACTTCTAAACCGATAGACTTAGCAAAAGCGCGAAGCTCTTCTTCAGTTTTTCCGGTAATATCGTATCCTGTATATTTCTGAATAGCTTCAGTCATAGATACTCTTGGATATGGTGCTTTGAAGTCGATTTCATGTTCACCAAACGTTGCTTTAGAAGTTCCGTTTACTGCAATAGCACAGTGCTCTAGTAATTTCTCAGTGAAATCCATCATCCAGTTGTAGTCTTTATAAGCTACATAAATTTCCATAGCGGTAAATTCCGGATTGTGAGTTCTGTCCATTCCTTCATTACGGAAGTTTTTAGAAAACTCATAAACACCATCAAAACCTCCAACGATTAGTCTCTTTAGGTATAATTCGTTTGCAATACGAAGGTATAAAGGAATATCCAATGCATTATGATGCGTAATAAATGGTCTTGCAGCTGCTCCACCAGGGATAGACTGTAATACCGGAGTTTCAACCTCAAAGTATCCTTTGTCGTTGAAGAATCCACGCATAGCATTGAATAATTTAGTTCTCTTAATGAAAATATCCTTAACATGCGGATTCACGGCTAAATCTACATAACGCATACGGTAACGTAATTCCGGATCTACAAATGCATCGTGAACTTTTCCGTCTTCATCAGTTTTTACAACTGGTAGCGGACGTAATGTTTTTGATAAAAGGGTAAATTTGGTTACATGTACGGAGATCTCTCCTACCTGTGTTTTGAACAGATAACCTTCGATTCCGATAAAATCACCAATATCTAAAAGTTTTTTGAAAACGGTGTTATACTCCACTGCTTCTTCTGTACTGGAAACATCATCACGTGATACATAAATCTGTACACGCCCTTCGCTATCCTGAAGCTCTGCGAATGAAGCTTTCCCCATAATACGAACACTCATCAAGCGTCCTGCCAACTTCACCTTCTTACCATCCTCGTACTTGTCCTTTATCTCCTGCGTATTTGTATTTACTTCAAATTCCGCTGCCGGATAAGGCTCGATCCCCATCTGTCTCAGCTGTTGCAGTTTTTCTCTGCGGATGATTTCTTGCTCTGTAAGTTGTTGCATAATAGGTTATATTTAACAGTCTGCAAAATTAAGGATTATTTAAAAAATATAACAGTGTTTCATCAGATAATATGACAATAAAGCTGTTTTGCTTTTTGTTGTACTGATCTTTAGTTTCTTAAAAGCACAATAATCTATAGATAACTTCCCTTTAGAGCTTCTATAATGATATTATGATCCTCTTCATCATGAAGTCCCGATACTGTTACAACGGCAATCATACCTCCGTTCTTTACAAAAATTGGTATTGCTCCTCCTTTTGCCAGGAAATCTTTTTCATCCAGCCCAAAAGTCTTTTCTAAATTCATATTACCTTCTTTCAGATCATTTTTTACACTAAGTGAACTTTCTTCAAATTGCCTGGCAATATTTGCTTTTCTTCTTAACCAGTTATGCTTGTCCACCGGAAGCGTATCATCTACATACAGAAATATAGTGTAGTTTAGTCTGCAAACCTCTACAGCTATATGTTGATTGCGGCTTTTAGCCAAATCAATAATTTTCACACCCATATCAAAACCAATCCGGTTGGAAAAGCTGTCTAGCTCTATTCTTCTTAGAATTTCGTTATCGTTGTTATGATCTGTCATTATTAGTTTATTAATTGTGATCTTGAATTTAAGTCAATAAAAAGCCGGAAGACTAACTTCCGGCAAAATAATATATGGATTGTAATGTTTATTTCTTAAGACTAAGAACATACATAGCCATAGCTTCTGCCTGAGCTTGTGTAAGATCTGCGTGTGGCGCCATCGGAATTTCTCCCCAAACACCTTGTCCTCCTTTTATTATTTTTTCTGCAAGCATCTTTCTGTTTGGTTCTGTATTCTCATACTTTGCCGCAACATCTTTATAAGCCGGACCTATCAGTTTAGTATCATCAGCATGACAAGTACGACAGTCGGAAGCATTAATAAACTCTAATCCACTCTCCGGACTAGGAACACTTACTTTTACGTCTTGTTCTTCAACAGTTACTTTAGGTTCTTCCAACATAGTATTGCTTTCCTTTTCTACAGGAGTTTCTTTTTTCGAACATGAAAAAGCTGCAAAAGCTAATAATGCAATAAGAAAGACTTGTTTTTTCATACTTTACTTTTATTTAGGTAAACAAATTTAACTATTAAATCCCTTGGATTCTTTCTAAATGACATCTATCAAGTATGAAATTTGAGGTACGAAATACGAATGAAAGCATTTTACAAAAAACAACCCGAAGAAATTCTTCGGGCAGTTTTAGTTTTATGATATAAGAGCTATTTCAGTTTTTTAAGATCTACAATTCCGTAATGCAGCCATATGCCAAAAATTCCGGTTCTGGTATAAAATTCTTCTTTACCATTAAACAGAACTTTTGTTTTGGGTTCTGTCTGACAAATAAAGAAATGATTGCCGTCTATACAGTTCATTTTTCCGTTTCGGTATAATTCTGTCCAGCCGAATTCTTTATACTGATCTTCTTTATCTTCCGGAGCGAACAAAAATCGTCTTATTATGGTCTGGTCCTTTTTACCTCCTTTTGTTGATGTAACTGCCCAACGTGCCAAATCAGGTTGATATCTTCCTGCTACCTCATCAGCTTTGGCATCTGCTACACGCTCTATGATTAAAGTATCCGAAGCTTTCATCAGACTTTCTTTTATTGCATATAAGCCATAAGAACCATACCATATATCGGTTTTTGTATTCTTCTGTGCATATATACAGCTAAATAACCCGATTATAATAAAAGCGAAAAAAAGCTTCTTCATATTTTATATACTATTTAAAATACTTTCAGGTTATCCTGTGGTGTATAATCCATAAAGATACCACCATCCAGATTCACAGATTTCACCTGTTTTTGTACCGGAAATTCTAAAGTAGTTTTCTTTTGATCTTTCTCCCATACTACAGGTGTGAAACGCTTATTTTCTTTGGTTCCGTCTGTATAGGTTACTACAGCATCGAATGGTACTGCAAAACCACCTACATTGTCTACCTTAATATTCAACTTGTTATTTTGTTGTGCAGCATCCGATATCTTCAAATCTATGTAATTATTACTATAGAACCAGTTGTTCCAGAACCAGGTAAGATCTTTGCCGGAACCTGTATTCATAGAATAAAAATAATCCCAAGGAATAGGATGCTTACCATTCCAGTTATCCATATAGTAATGGAGTGCTTTTTTGAATAAAGCATCACCAAGATATTCTTTCAGTGCCAGATAAGATAAAGAGGATTTTACATAAGAGTTATTTCCATATCCTGCTCCCGACACCTGAGTACTCATCGTTATTAATGGCTGATCTTGTTCTGTTGCAGGGCTGGTGATCCATTTTTTTGTTCTGAAGTTCTTATAAAAAGTATCTGCAGCTTCTTTTCCGTTCTCATCAATTCCGATAAGGTATTCCAGTGTTGTAGCCCACCCTTCATCCATATACGCATAGCGGGTTTCATTAATCCCCATATAGAAAGGGAAATAGGTATGTGCAATTTCATGATCAGCTGTCAGACGGGCATCCTGAAAGTTATCCGGAACTGTACTGTCATTAATCATCATCGGGTATTCCATATCTGCATATCCCTGAATAGCCGTCATTACCGGATACGGATACTCTACACCCGGCCAGTTTTTGGAAAACCAGTCGATATTGTAACGCATCCATCCTGTATATTGTTCGAAATCTTTCGCCCCGGCTTTGTAGCCAGCCTGTACACTTACTCTTTTTGTTTTTAGTTGTACACTGGAAGCATCCCATACATAATGATTGCTTAGTGCAAAACAGAAATCGGAGATGTGGTTTGCTTTAAACTTCCATACATTCCAATCGTTCTGCTTGGTTACTTTACCCGATTTCATCTCCGCTTCATTAGCAACATGTATTATTTTATCACTTTTCAGAGATTCTTTAAAGCGCTTTAAATACTCTGGCTGCAATACTTCTTCAGGGTTTAGAAAATCTCCTGTGGACCATACAACATAGTTTTTAGGTGCTGAAATAGCAAAACTATAATCATTAAAATCATTGTAAAACTCTTGCCTGTCGGAATGCTGAATAAAATCCCAACCGTTGTAGTCATCATAAACAGACACCCTTGGGTATGAGTAGGCCACATAAAATGTATTCGGATCTATTTGGCCTTCTCTTCCACTCTGTACAGAAAGCGGATACTCCCACTCTATTTTTATTTCAGCTTTGGCTTTAGATGCTAGTGGTTTATTCAGCTCTACAGCTTCTACAGTACTCCAGTCATCACTATCAATTTTATAACTTTCACCATTTACACTGAATGATTTTATTTTCAGCCCCGAACTCAGGAAATCTTTCGATACAAATCCTGAACGTGGCGACTGTGGCTTGTGCATGTTATTGACAAAGCGAATTGCCAAAATATCAAGCTGATCCGGGCTGTTGTTGTCATACAAAATAGTTTCGCTACCCGAAACAATTTTGGTATCTGCATTTACTTTTATCTGAATATCATAAATTCCTTTATTCTGCCAGTAATTTTTACCGGGCGCTCCCGACAAGTCACGGGTACCATTAGCATAAGCTTTCTTAATGTTTCTTGGCATGTACAACTCCTGAGCTGTAGCCGGCCCCAACATTCCCAGCAAAGCTATGCTGAAAAATATTTTTCTCATTTTTAAAATTTACGGATAGGTATCAAAATTAAGGAAAATACCGCTATAAAAGGGCTTTATGATTAAAAGAAGTCAGACAATATTATATTTATTATTTAGATACTATTGATCTGATATACTCTTTCGGAAATTTCCGGGTGTTTGCCCAGTCCATTTTTTGAAGAATTTGGAAAAATTGGATGGATCGTATGTAAGCTGCATTGCAACCTGAGCAATCGGAACTTCTGTTTCTTTTAAAAGTTTCTTTGCCTGATGTATAATCTTTTCATCGTAGAAATGACACGGATGATGTCCGGTCTCCTGCTGGATAGTATCTGACAGATGCTGATGCGAAACAGCCAATTCGCGGGCAATCTGATTAAGTTCCATAAATTCAGGTACTCTCCCTTGGACAACATTGTCTATATGTTGATCCAGAAATGCAAAATAGCTGGTAAGGATTTCTTTACTTCTTTTTATATTTTTATCCTGATCGGGCATCAATGTGTTTCATTTATAATTTCTCTAAAATACAAAAAACACAGTAAAGGATATTGTGAACTTTTCAGATTATACTATTAACTTAAAGCTGGCTTATTTTTACGCTCCAGTTCAAAGATTAGATTGGATTTAATCTCTGTAAAAATATAATCACGCGCTTCAGCGAAGGAGATCCCGTATCGTCTGGATACAACCTGCAACTCTTCAGGGAATTTAGACAGCAGAAAATCGTAATACCTGTCCAATTCTTCTTCGGAAGGCATTGTAAAACTTATTCTAAGCTGGAAGCGTCTGATGAGTGCAACATCCAGAATATCGATATGATTGGTTGCCGCAATTAAGAGCGCTTTCTCGGAAAAATTATCCACCATCTGGATAATACTGTTTACCAAACGGCGCATCTCTCCAACGTCTTTATCGTCATTGCCCCGCATTTTTCCGATGTGATCGAATTCATCCAGAAACAACACTGCATTTTCTCTATTTACCTTATCAAAAATCAGTCTTATATTTTTAGCAGTATCTCCTATTCTGGATGAAATAAAATTACTGAGATCCAGTATATACAAAGGCTTCTTCAGTGATGTGGCAATAGCTTTTGCAGTAGTAGTCTTACCACACCCTGAATAACCGTGTAAAAGAACTTTATTGTTTACAGGAAGATTGTATTTTTTCAGTTCGTCGATGTAGGTAAACTCTTTCATCAGCTGATTAAGCTCTTTCCTGTTTTCTTCATCCAGAAAAACATCTTCCCAATTAACCTTTTCTTTTTCATCGATCAGAATCCCCGTAGTACTCATAATATACTGCAATTTATTTGATGTGCTAAATTTACGGAATATCTGAGTATTGATAGACCTGATTTTTATCTCTCCTTCAATCTGTTACATTCTGTTCTGTTCATCAGTTTTCTTTATTGTTTTGGTTCCCTTTACTTTTTGGTTTCCAAAATTATATTTTAACTGAAGAACAAACTGCTGTGTATCTCTGTAATCGATAAAATAGTTGTCCTGATTGGCATATTTAGTTGCTATTTTTTGCTTTGAAGTTTTGAAGATATCGAGGAAGAATAAACTCGCTTCAAGCTTTTTATCAAAGAATTTGCGATTGGTTACCAGATAAGCTTCCCAGGCACCTGAAATTCTGAACGTTCCCTGAATGGATGGTGAATAATACTGGTGTCCTATTTCCAATGTCCAGTCGGAAGCCTTTTGTAATGTAAAGCTTGTAGATATGGTAGAATTCAGATTGTAAATTTTATTCTCATATAATTGCTGATCTTGTCCAAAAAAGTAATTTTCATTATAGCTAAAGTCTTCGGAAACACTAAGTGTCCACCAAGGTTTCAATTGAAAGTTTTTGTACAAACTGGCACCAAATGCATTTGCTTTCTGAATATTGGTATAATGAAATACCAGTGTATTGGTTTGTGGTACCTGGTAGGATATTTCCATAGACGGATCGATATCTTTCCG is a window of Elizabethkingia anophelis R26 DNA encoding:
- a CDS encoding c-type cytochrome encodes the protein MKKQVFLIALLAFAAFSCSKKETPVEKESNTMLEEPKVTVEEQDVKVSVPSPESGLEFINASDCRTCHADDTKLIGPAYKDVAAKYENTEPNRKMLAEKIIKGGQGVWGEIPMAPHADLTQAQAEAMAMYVLSLKK
- a CDS encoding MBL fold metallo-hydrolase; translated protein: MNRRELLKKGSIAGLLSLLPATNLLAEVAKPIVQTAKKSLAGYKKIQLGALELYILSDGFIRDRVDGFAPRADIKELKKLLQDNFRSEEYIDMAMNVPLIKTENRLILMDAGMGIFADENTGFLLESLSKAGFKPEDVTDVFISHAHPDHIGGLIDKFGKLVFPNAGYFISKTEYDFWMQATMKDFGNSALKNKPDFLLQIIGGIRKILTAIKSKVKYYDFNMPIYQYFSFIEAPGHTPGLTLCLIQSQSEKILYMADLIHSDALLFPHPEWGFSGDTDLDLAVESRKKILNYLADNRLQGLGYHLAWPGAGYTQKLQNVFQWFPKAYFTP
- a CDS encoding heme-degrading domain-containing protein — encoded protein: MTDHNNDNEILRRIELDSFSNRIGFDMGVKIIDLAKSRNQHIAVEVCRLNYTIFLYVDDTLPVDKHNWLRRKANIARQFEESSLSVKNDLKEGNMNLEKTFGLDEKDFLAKGGAIPIFVKNGGMIAVVTVSGLHDEEDHNIIIEALKGSYL
- a CDS encoding M1 family metallopeptidase; protein product: MRKIFFSIALLGMLGPATAQELYMPRNIKKAYANGTRDLSGAPGKNYWQNKGIYDIQIKVNADTKIVSGSETILYDNNSPDQLDILAIRFVNNMHKPQSPRSGFVSKDFLSSGLKIKSFSVNGESYKIDSDDWSTVEAVELNKPLASKAKAEIKIEWEYPLSVQSGREGQIDPNTFYVAYSYPRVSVYDDYNGWDFIQHSDRQEFYNDFNDYSFAISAPKNYVVWSTGDFLNPEEVLQPEYLKRFKESLKSDKIIHVANEAEMKSGKVTKQNDWNVWKFKANHISDFCFALSNHYVWDASSVQLKTKRVSVQAGYKAGAKDFEQYTGWMRYNIDWFSKNWPGVEYPYPVMTAIQGYADMEYPMMINDSTVPDNFQDARLTADHEIAHTYFPFYMGINETRYAYMDEGWATTLEYLIGIDENGKEAADTFYKNFRTKKWITSPATEQDQPLITMSTQVSGAGYGNNSYVKSSLSYLALKEYLGDALFKKALHYYMDNWNGKHPIPWDYFYSMNTGSGKDLTWFWNNWFYSNNYIDLKISDAAQQNNKLNIKVDNVGGFAVPFDAVVTYTDGTKENKRFTPVVWEKDQKKTTLEFPVQKQVKSVNLDGGIFMDYTPQDNLKVF
- the lysS gene encoding lysine--tRNA ligase, with the protein product MQQLTEQEIIRREKLQQLRQMGIEPYPAAEFEVNTNTQEIKDKYEDGKKVKLAGRLMSVRIMGKASFAELQDSEGRVQIYVSRDDVSSTEEAVEYNTVFKKLLDIGDFIGIEGYLFKTQVGEISVHVTKFTLLSKTLRPLPVVKTDEDGKVHDAFVDPELRYRMRYVDLAVNPHVKDIFIKRTKLFNAMRGFFNDKGYFEVETPVLQSIPGGAAARPFITHHNALDIPLYLRIANELYLKRLIVGGFDGVYEFSKNFRNEGMDRTHNPEFTAMEIYVAYKDYNWMMDFTEKLLEHCAIAVNGTSKATFGEHEIDFKAPYPRVSMTEAIQKYTGYDITGKTEEELRAFAKSIGLEVDETMGKGKLIDEIFGEKCEGNFIQPTFITDYPVEMSPLTKKHRSQEGLTERFELMVCGKEIANAYSELNDPIDQRERFEEQLRLSEKGDDEAGQFIDEDFLRALEYGMPPTSGLGIGMDRLIMFLTNNPSIQEVLFFPQMRPEKTEPKLELNDDEKAIIEIVSANEEATALAEVKDKSQLSGKKWDKAIKNLTKNNLVKVEKVEEVLLIKMV
- a CDS encoding helix-turn-helix domain-containing protein, whose amino-acid sequence is MPDQDKNIKRSKEILTSYFAFLDQHIDNVVQGRVPEFMELNQIARELAVSHQHLSDTIQQETGHHPCHFYDEKIIHQAKKLLKETEVPIAQVAMQLTYDPSNFSKFFKKWTGQTPGNFRKSISDQ
- a CDS encoding MFS transporter — protein: MLNKQLETKHQFIATILAFAVIPMSGLATDIYLPSMPSMAEDLHLPEARIQLTLTFYLISYGISQFFSGALVDAFGRYKISIMALVLFVVSFWITGHTQNIYVIYLMRIVQGVLSGLVVVSKRAFFVDVYDGEERKHYLSIMTIVWSLGPIIAPFIGGYLQKSFGWQSNFTVLAAYSLIILILELIFSGETIKNKNPFHIGFLWNEFKTMLGTLDFFFGMLMCGVSYALIMFYNLCGPFIIEHKLGYSSVTTGYLSLLMGLAWMSGGFLGKALISKPFLPKLRYSNFIQLLFIVLMFASSFYIENLFTLVVFAFIIHATAGFMFNNYFAYCLGRFPKSAGISGGITGGVVYIITSVVSYGIAAVVKPVQQTGIAEGYFAIGVLGFIILSFIKRKKAHI
- a CDS encoding aldo/keto reductase; the protein is MNYKTLGKTGEKLSAIGLGCMGMSFAYGQADEQESIRTLHKALDSGINFWDTADMYANGKNEELISKVLVPNRDKIFIATKFGFRFKNNEAGPSNSANTYFDGSPEWIRQAVDNSLQRLRIDTIDLYYAHRIDPNVPVEETVGAMAELVKAGKVRYLGLSEASAESIRKANAIHPIAALQSEYSLLTRDVEESILPVVRELGISLVPYSPLARGLFNNINEVQQLEDSDFRKSLPRYQEAYLENNKSLAKELNELAASKGITGSQLALAWVLAQGDDIVPIPGTKRVKYLEQNIEAASVTFTETEKNQIEEIIKKYPNTGPRYSEGSMKLVNN
- a CDS encoding helix-turn-helix domain-containing protein, translated to MKTSETLQEFYTRTLPGKDVSKLLCCPGVGHVNIFSRESCARVTPYSRRDYYKISLIIGEGKLHYADRWICIDRPALLFSSPLIPYSWEATSEDQSGWFCLFTEHFLRNGNMGNIQDSNFYKIGGEPVFFLNDDQVKSVELLFSRIKEEIDADYVHKYDVIRNYLQLLMHEAMKMSPAQSYERYNNASQRVASLFMDLMERQYPIDGTANPLRLKSAVDYAQNLNIHVNSLNRALKTVTGKTTSELIANRIIQEAKALLNHTDWNINEIAFCLGFDDSAYFTNFFRKQTRLSPVAYRSKVV
- a CDS encoding YciI family protein, translated to MFIISLNYIKAIGEIEAHIDAHNDFLNKYYADRKFLISGRKNPRTGGIIIAQNTTIEEIKEIIKEDPFHQYEVAEYEITEFLPTKFNADLKTILQAL